Proteins from a single region of Drosophila biarmipes strain raj3 chromosome 3R, RU_DBia_V1.1, whole genome shotgun sequence:
- the LOC108031384 gene encoding meiosis-specific nuclear structural protein 1, with amino-acid sequence MHGHTLESERPVPGLWDNPGVAIFATSAQEPIPNMLTHLKPMPVGDECVSDKDACRLLSQTSVAENTLYRQVKHQVEEVAAQRNTYMHPRQGQEQKDADITLGLAAELARQQVEASRCRQLHRNVENLRDLEMEVARAHTALSVKNKIINNIKQTVEDKQRERTEALAKQRAIEQEEQEEKRQRAQKAAAFRKDLMNQITEARNKRLKDQREAIEEGRKELKECKDKVEQDNLRDAMHKVEQRRVLLESLDQSAAMLKQTREAYALAQKNKPERGVLDALGPVTAAYVAKAQKRHREEIEARDINAARLGFQLSQIKHDLESRDQLITSLLIREFKAKENAKALEQARNKRVKKQEIREQLLSQREEQKFFREKAVQDALIKAKDPMCFGERQYRMQVAQKENTRRLDVQCYQDMALMVEEAKKRRLADAQEVEDILQELRNVQERQDAFVAAERMKLLAQQPNEVLSALKKSILTEEEINTFSLKK; translated from the coding sequence ATGCATGGCCACACCTTGGAGTCGGAACGCCCAGTCCCCGGCCTCTGGGACAATCCTGGAGTGGCGATCTTCGCCACCTCCGCCCAGGAGCCCATTCCCAACATGCTGACCCACTTGAAGCCAATGCCGGTTGGCGACGAATGTGTCTCTGATAAGGATGCCTGCCGCCTGCTTTCCCAGACCTCGGTGGCGGAGAACACGCTGTACCGACAGGTCAAGCACCAGGTGGAAGAAGTGGCCGCCCAGCGCAACACTTACATGCATCCGCGCCAGGGTCAGGAGCAAAAGGACGCAGATATCACCCTCGGATTGGCGGCGGAATTGGCCCGCCAGCAGGTGGAGGCCAGCAGATGCCGCCAGCTGCACAGGAATGTGGAGAACCTGAGGGATCTTGAGATGGAGGTGGCGCGGGCACACACTGCGCTATCCGTTAAAAACAAGATCATCAATAATATCAAGCAGACGGTGGAGGACAAGCAGCGGGAGCGAACTGAGGCTCTGGCGAAGCAGCGGGCCATCGAGCAGGAGGAACAGGAGGAGAAGAGGCAAAGGGCTCAGAAGGCCGCGGCTTTTCGCAAAGACCTCATGAACCAGATCACTGAGGCTCGCAATAAGAGGCTGAAGGATCAGCGAGAGGCCATCGAGGAGGGACGCAAGGAGCTCAAGGAGTGCAAGGACAAGGTGGAGCAGGACAACCTCCGTGATGCCATGCACAAGGTGGAGCAGCGCAGGGTGCTGCTGGAATCCCTGGACCAATCGGCAGCCATGCTGAAGCAAACCCGCGAGGCCTACGCTCTGGCCCAGAAGAACAAGCCGGAGAGAGGAGTCCTCGACGCCCTGGGACCCGTGACGGCGGCCTATGTGGCCAAGGCCCAGAAGAGGCACCGGGAGGAGATCGAGGCCAGGGACATAAACGCCGCTCGGCTGGGCTTCCAGCTTAGTCAGATCAAGCACGATCTGGAGTCCCGCGACCAGCTGATCACCAGCCTCCTCATCCGCGAGTTCAAGGCCAAGGAGAATGCGAAGGCCCTGGAGCAGGCCCGAAACAAGAGGGTCAAGAAGCAAGAGATCCGCGAGCAGCTGCTCAGCCAGCGGGAGGAGCAGAAGTTCTTCCGCGAGAAGGCCGTGCAGGATGCCCTGATCAAGGCCAAGGATCCCATGTGCTTCGGCGAGCGGCAGTATCGGATGCAGGTGGCCCAGAAGGAGAACACACGACGACTGGATGTCCAGTGCTATCAGGACATGGCCCTAATGGTTGAGGAGGCCAAGAAGCGACGGCTGGCCGACGCCCAGGAGGTGGAGGACATCCTCCAGGAGCTGCGCAACGTGCAGGAGCGCCAGGATGCCTTTGTCGCAGCGGAACGGATGAAGTTGCTCGCCCAGCAGCCAAACGAAGTTCTCTCCGCGCTCAAAAAATCCATTCTAACAGAAGAGGAGATCAATACCTTTAGCCTTAAGAAGTGA